One window of the Clostridium sp. MB40-C1 genome contains the following:
- the uvsE gene encoding UV DNA damage repair endonuclease UvsE, whose product MIKKIGYACINNTLKPRSFQQCRLNSVYKYGIDYLRNKIVNNLNLTKDIIKWNIDNHIFMYRIPSNILPLVEHPDILRDFKWRWQDDQELLNIMNEINNIVQDNNIRLSMHPDQFTVLNSIKRNVVENSINYLNYHYQILNFLGGSDIVIHTGGVYGDKDSAISRFIEVYTYLPRKIKKMLRLENDDISFNIDDVLFISEKTSIPIVLDIHHHRCNNEREISNNDIQAIKNTWDDTGSIPKMHISSGKTGIYDKSHSDYILEQDIVLFASLIENIDVDLMVEAKEKDKAALRLISFLKGIEN is encoded by the coding sequence ATGATTAAAAAAATCGGTTACGCTTGTATAAATAATACTTTAAAACCAAGAAGTTTTCAGCAATGTAGGCTTAATTCTGTATATAAATATGGGATAGACTATTTGAGAAATAAGATAGTTAACAATTTAAATTTAACTAAAGATATAATAAAGTGGAATATTGATAACCATATATTTATGTATAGGATTCCTAGTAATATATTACCTTTGGTAGAACATCCTGACATATTGAGAGATTTTAAATGGAGATGGCAAGATGATCAGGAATTATTAAATATAATGAATGAAATAAACAATATTGTACAAGACAATAATATTAGACTTTCGATGCATCCAGATCAATTTACAGTCTTAAATAGTATAAAAAGAAATGTTGTAGAAAATAGTATAAACTATTTAAATTATCATTATCAAATATTAAATTTCCTTGGAGGAAGCGACATAGTTATTCACACAGGAGGAGTTTATGGAGATAAGGATAGTGCAATTAGTAGATTTATAGAGGTATATACTTATTTACCAAGAAAAATTAAAAAGATGCTAAGATTAGAAAATGATGATATTTCATTTAATATAGATGATGTTTTATTTATTAGTGAAAAGACATCTATACCTATTGTTTTAGATATTCATCATCATCGTTGCAATAATGAAAGGGAAATAAGCAATAATGATATACAAGCAATAAAAAATACTTGGGATGATACAGGAAGTATTCCTAAGATGCATATTAGTAGTGGGAAAACAGGTATTTATGATAAAAGTCATAGTGATTACATATTAGAGCAGGATATTGTATTATTTGCTTCTTTGATTGAGAACATTGATGTTGATTTAATGGTAGAAGCTAAAGAAAAGGATAAAGCCGCTTTAAGATTAATAAGTTTTTTAAAAGGGATAGAAAATTAA
- a CDS encoding MerR family transcriptional regulator: MNTNEVCKMLNITSKALIVYENQGIIVPKREKNNYRNYNEDDLFKLRTVILLKQLGFSLKDIKNLMDKNNYGDSQFTRSLYLQLKAVERNIFELDNIKNTLMTSINRMLESNVELNYGDFLSNIDMSLKENKTNREHWVDMWGFDNKAIKFDKMVRDKSNDELGLFEKYDEILSKVRKKIIDHNAASVIDIGCGTGNLCGELCCEMDVVGVDQSLEMILQAKKKYNNMKFKLGNFLDKPFRRKDVDIVVTTYAFHSLNDNEKKKAIKYMLEYLKDDGKIIIADFMFLNDIERENCKNNLYRKDRPDLWDVIDCNTILI, from the coding sequence ATGAATACTAATGAAGTATGCAAAATGCTTAACATAACTTCGAAGGCTTTAATAGTTTACGAAAATCAAGGAATTATAGTTCCTAAAAGAGAGAAAAATAACTATAGAAATTATAATGAAGATGATTTGTTTAAATTAAGAACTGTTATTTTATTAAAGCAGTTAGGTTTTTCACTTAAAGACATAAAAAATCTTATGGATAAAAACAATTATGGAGATAGTCAGTTTACACGAAGTCTTTATCTTCAGTTAAAAGCAGTAGAAAGAAATATTTTTGAGTTAGATAATATAAAGAACACATTAATGACAAGTATAAATAGAATGTTAGAATCTAATGTAGAATTAAATTATGGAGATTTTTTAAGTAACATTGATATGAGTTTAAAAGAGAATAAAACTAATAGGGAGCACTGGGTAGATATGTGGGGATTTGATAATAAAGCAATAAAATTTGACAAAATGGTTAGAGATAAATCAAATGATGAATTAGGTTTATTTGAAAAATATGATGAGATTTTATCTAAAGTAAGAAAAAAAATAATTGATCATAATGCTGCAAGTGTCATTGATATAGGATGTGGAACAGGTAATTTATGTGGTGAATTATGTTGTGAAATGGATGTAGTAGGGGTAGATCAAAGCTTAGAAATGATTTTACAAGCAAAAAAGAAGTATAATAACATGAAATTTAAGTTAGGTAATTTTCTAGATAAGCCTTTTAGAAGAAAAGATGTTGATATTGTTGTGACAACGTATGCTTTTCATAGTCTAAATGATAATGAAAAGAAAAAAGCAATTAAGTACATGTTAGAATATTTAAAAGATGACGGAAAAATTATTATTGCAGATTTTATGTTTTTAAATGATATAGAAAGAGAAAATTGTAAAAATAATTTATATAGAAAAGATAGACCAGATTTATGGGATGTAATTGACTGTAATACTATACTGATTTAG
- a CDS encoding glycoside hydrolase family 16 protein, whose protein sequence is MKKSIIALSLLMSLSFINCVPNYKANATELKKSNLTCENTQCQERRFDFNEHDYKNFYISDGWSNGGAFNCIWRKNNVSFKNGIMTLKIDKEPDGTSRPYSGGEYASNNTYGYGYYSVRMKPIKNDGVVSSFFTYSENSSGRAHEIDIEFTGKDTTKVEFNYFTDGISAGGFIYDLGFDASLDFHEYGFLWLPDSITWYVDGKEAIKASGKVPSIPGHIIMNVWPGNAPGWLKPFDGKTPLAAEYDWVSYTPLSK, encoded by the coding sequence ATGAAAAAATCAATTATTGCATTATCATTACTAATGAGTTTAAGCTTTATAAATTGTGTTCCGAATTATAAAGCTAATGCAACAGAATTAAAAAAATCTAATCTTACATGTGAAAATACACAATGTCAAGAGAGAAGATTTGATTTTAATGAACATGACTATAAAAATTTTTATATTTCTGATGGTTGGTCTAATGGTGGTGCCTTTAACTGCATTTGGAGGAAAAATAACGTTTCTTTTAAAAATGGAATTATGACTTTAAAAATTGATAAAGAACCTGATGGAACTTCTCGTCCTTATTCAGGTGGAGAATATGCTTCAAATAATACCTATGGATATGGATATTATTCTGTTAGAATGAAACCTATAAAAAATGATGGGGTAGTTTCGTCATTTTTTACCTATAGTGAAAATAGTAGTGGGAGAGCACATGAAATTGATATTGAGTTTACAGGAAAAGATACAACAAAAGTTGAATTTAACTATTTTACAGATGGTATAAGTGCTGGTGGGTTTATTTATGATTTAGGGTTCGATGCTTCTTTAGACTTTCATGAGTATGGCTTCTTATGGTTGCCAGATTCAATAACTTGGTATGTAGATGGTAAAGAGGCTATTAAAGCTTCTGGTAAAGTACCATCTATCCCTGGTCATATTATTATGAATGTATGGCCTGGTAATGCACCTGGGTGGTTAAAGCCATTTGATGGGAAAACTCCTTTAGCAGCTGAATATGATTGGGTTAGCTATACTCCTCTTTCAAAATAG
- a CDS encoding M48 family metallopeptidase, with protein sequence MKINYEGIEIEFQAIYRKRKTLKISVKPDCTVEVVVPSGIKEEYIKEIVLKRAQWILKKREYFEKNSPRTILMNYVSGESHRYLGNEYKINIVFAKKNSVILEKSNIYIYSQNSTDGDYNKKLLYKWYRENAEIEFGRLFEECFKKFTEYNFTKPTWSIRKMKRRWGSYRPYKNHVTLNLELIKEEKDLIEYVIIHELCHIKHPNHSRRFYEFMDEILPKWRERKKRLL encoded by the coding sequence ATGAAAATCAATTATGAAGGTATAGAGATAGAATTTCAAGCAATATATAGAAAAAGAAAGACCTTAAAGATTTCAGTTAAACCTGATTGTACAGTAGAAGTAGTGGTTCCCTCAGGAATTAAGGAAGAATACATTAAAGAAATTGTGTTGAAAAGAGCTCAATGGATATTAAAAAAGAGAGAGTACTTTGAAAAAAATTCCCCAAGAACAATTTTAATGAATTATGTAAGTGGAGAGAGTCATAGGTATTTAGGAAATGAATATAAGATTAATATAGTTTTTGCGAAAAAAAACAGTGTAATTTTAGAAAAAAGCAATATTTACATATATTCACAGAATAGTACTGATGGAGATTATAATAAGAAGCTATTATATAAATGGTATAGGGAAAATGCTGAAATAGAATTTGGAAGATTATTTGAAGAATGCTTTAAAAAGTTTACAGAATATAATTTTACAAAGCCAACTTGGTCTATTAGAAAAATGAAGAGAAGATGGGGAAGTTATAGACCTTATAAAAATCATGTAACTTTGAATTTAGAATTGATAAAAGAAGAAAAGGATTTAATTGAATATGTAATAATTCATGAACTCTGTCATATAAAACATCCAAATCACAGTAGAAGATTTTATGAATTTATGGATGAAATATTACCAAAGTGGAGAGAACGAAAAAAGAGATTATTATGA